The following coding sequences are from one Formosa haliotis window:
- a CDS encoding DUF4295 domain-containing protein, which produces MAKKSVASLQTGSKRLTKAIKMVKSDKTGAYTFVEAIMAPEQVNDFLNKK; this is translated from the coding sequence ATGGCAAAGAAATCAGTAGCATCATTACAAACGGGGTCTAAGAGATTAACAAAAGCTATCAAAATGGTAAAGTCTGATAAAACAGGAGCTTACACATTTGTTGAAGCAATTATGGCACCAGAACAAGTAAACGACTTCTTGAATAAAAAATAA
- a CDS encoding shikimate kinase: MNLILIGYMGSGKSTLGKKLAKILNYPFIDLDDYIEEQEQNSISNIFEERGEIYFRKKEHDYLKALLENNTQSILALGGGTPCYSNNMELIKNDKTSTSIYFKAGVKELTSRLKHERAKRPLLSRFTTDDELAEFIGKHLFERAIFYNEADIIIDVDNTSEIAILDRLMTHLV, encoded by the coding sequence ATGAATTTAATTTTAATAGGATATATGGGGTCGGGTAAATCAACTTTAGGTAAAAAGTTGGCCAAAATATTAAATTACCCATTTATAGATTTAGATGATTATATAGAAGAACAGGAACAAAATTCTATTTCAAATATTTTTGAGGAACGGGGAGAAATCTATTTTCGAAAAAAAGAACATGACTATTTAAAAGCACTTTTAGAAAATAATACGCAAAGTATTTTGGCTTTAGGCGGAGGTACCCCGTGTTATTCTAATAATATGGAATTGATTAAAAATGATAAAACGTCGACTTCTATTTATTTTAAAGCAGGTGTTAAAGAACTCACCTCAAGATTAAAACATGAACGTGCTAAGCGTCCGTTATTAAGCCGATTTACGACAGATGATGAATTGGCAGAGTTTATAGGTAAACACTTATTTGAACGTGCTATATTCTATAATGAAGCCGATATTATTATTGATGTAGATAACACCAGTGAAATCGCTATTTTAGATCGTTTAATGACGCATTTAGTCTAA
- a CDS encoding phosphoribosyltransferase family protein produces METTKNIILTHDEINHKIKRIAYQIYESNVYESEVILAGIDSNGYVLAKKLKSVLSKISPIKPILCKVKIDKKNPRNEIKTSLKVEDYENKSIVLIDDVLNSGTALIYGVRFFLDVPLKQFKTAVLVNRNHKKYPVKADFKGISLSTSLNEHVTVNFENDVFEAYLD; encoded by the coding sequence ATGGAAACGACTAAAAATATTATTTTAACTCACGACGAAATCAATCATAAAATTAAGCGTATTGCATATCAAATTTACGAAAGCAATGTTTATGAGTCTGAAGTGATTTTGGCTGGTATTGATAGTAATGGTTATGTATTAGCAAAAAAGCTAAAATCGGTTTTAAGTAAAATATCTCCTATTAAACCGATTTTGTGTAAAGTAAAAATTGACAAGAAAAATCCGCGAAACGAAATTAAAACATCTTTAAAAGTAGAAGATTATGAAAATAAATCTATTGTTTTAATTGATGACGTTTTAAATTCAGGAACAGCTTTAATCTACGGTGTTCGTTTCTTTTTAGATGTACCTTTAAAGCAGTTTAAAACTGCGGTATTAGTAAATAGAAATCATAAAAAATACCCAGTAAAAGCAGATTTCAAGGGTATTTCGTTATCTACATCCTTAAACGAACATGTAACTGTTAATTTTGAGAATGATGTATTTGAAGCGTATTTAGACTAA
- a CDS encoding RNA-binding S4 domain-containing protein, with translation MRIDKYLWCVRYYKTRSIATTACKKGHVKVNGAVVKPSRDVYPQDKIELRKDQVNYSLKVNDLPPNRVGAKLVDIYRVDTTPKEAFEAQELLKYAKDYYRKKGTGRPTKKDRRDIDDYQDDQEETTSEDL, from the coding sequence AGGTATTATAAAACACGAAGTATAGCTACTACAGCCTGTAAAAAAGGACATGTTAAAGTAAATGGAGCCGTAGTAAAACCTAGTCGTGACGTTTATCCGCAAGACAAAATTGAACTTAGAAAGGATCAAGTAAACTACAGCCTGAAGGTAAACGACTTACCTCCAAACCGTGTTGGCGCTAAATTAGTTGATATTTATCGCGTGGACACAACCCCTAAAGAGGCCTTTGAAGCTCAAGAACTTTTAAAATACGCCAAAGATTATTACCGTAAAAAAGGAACAGGTCGTCCTACTAAAAAAGATCGCCGCGATATTGACGATTATCAAGACGACCAAGAAGAAACAACTTCTGAAGACCTTTAA